A region of Vicia villosa cultivar HV-30 ecotype Madison, WI unplaced genomic scaffold, Vvil1.0 ctg.000726F_1_1, whole genome shotgun sequence DNA encodes the following proteins:
- the LOC131630731 gene encoding uncharacterized protein LOC131630731 — MDEVRATSAWVASRSSHVTVDSSGIEKVVSTIESIPKVEWDFEGIHYFDNGPLTVQYLFVLDALNFCFWPDKDLNYDDLASGLKAALQNDKSAFDADRLQKYTGPQLRELLNWPRPLPLEDERVRLLHEVGIELERSFDGKASNLVEQCGKSAMNLVALVARHFPGFRDHSVYKGRQVFLYKRAQIFVADLWGAFNGQGYGEFKDISSLTIMADYIVPAVLQQLGILKFSPKLASTIEASGEICPGTEEEVELRACSIHAVEKMRELISVKSGRQVLSVELDLWLWASGIETESLKHHRTLSIYY, encoded by the exons ATGGATGAAGTTAGGGCTACCTCCGCTTGGGTCGCTAGCCGCTCCTCCCATGTCACCGTCGATTCTTCAG gaattgAGAAAGTAGTGAGCACGATTGAGTCTATTCCCAAAGTTGAATGGGATTTTGAAgggattcattattttgataatggACCACTCACTGTTCAGTACTTGTTTGTCTTGGATGCTTTGAATTTTTGCTTCTGGCCTG ATAAGGATTTGAATTATGATGATTTGGCATCCGGGCTAAAAGCAGCTCTTCAAAATGATAAGTCTGCATTTGATGCTGATCGCCTGCAAAAGTATACTG GTCCCCAACTGCGCGAGCTTTTGAATTGGCCTAGACCTCTTCCTTTGGAAGATGAACGTGTTAGGTTACTTCACGAG GTTGGGATTGAGCTGGAAAGAAGTTTTGACGGAAAAGCTTCTAATCTTGTTGAGCAATGTGGAAAATCAGCTATGAATCTTGTTGCCCTTGTTGCACGTCATTTTCCTG GTTTTAGAGACCACTCAGTGTATAAAGGTCGTCaagtatttttatataaaagAGCTCAGATATTTGTAGCAGATTTATGGGGTGCATTTAATGGCCAAGGATATGGCGAGTTTAAAGACATCAGTTCTCTGACTATAATGGCTGACTATATAGTCCCAGCCGTGCTTCAACAGCTTGGCATTTTAAAATTCAGTCCAAAACTTGCCAGTACTATTGAAGCCAGTGGTGAAATATGTCCGGGGACTGAGGAGGAAGTTGAACTTCGAGCTTGCTCTATACATGCTGTGGAGAAAATGAGGGAGCTGATAAGTGTAAAATCAGGAAGACAG GTGCTCAGTGTAGAGCTGGATCTTTGGCTCTGGGCTTCTGGAATTGAGACTGAATCTCTGAAGCACCACCGAACACTTTCAATATATTATTGa
- the LOC131630732 gene encoding uncharacterized protein LOC131630732, giving the protein MFLAKGFGRTFFAAAARSKHCSTTAAAASGSVARNPLPDFFEADRSLENDKPVVYGRSWKASELRLKSWDDLHKLWYVLLKEKNMLMTQRQMLHSQNLRFHNPERLPKVRKSMCRIKHVLTERAIEEPDPRRSAEMKKMINGL; this is encoded by the exons ATGTTTTTGGCAAAAGGATTTGGACGAACATTCTTTGCTGCTGCTGCCAGATCAAAACATTGTTCCACTACAGCTGCTGCTGCCAGTGGTAGTGTAGCGCGTAACCCTCTTCCGGACTTCTTTGAGGCCGACAGGAGCCTTGAAAATGATAAACCAGTTGTCTATG GTCGAAGTTGGAAGGCTTCTGAATTGCGTCTGAAATCTTGGGATGACCTTCATAAACTGTGGTATGTGTTGTTGAAGGAAAAGAACATGTTGATGACTCAGCGTCAAATGCTTCATTCCCAGAACTTGCGTTTTCATAACCCAGAACGCTTACCTAAG GTGAGAAAGTCAATGTGTCGCATCAAACACGTGCTTACCGAGAGAGCAATTGAAGAACCCGATCCCAGGAGGTCTGCTGAGATGAAGAAAATGATAAATGGTCTTTGA